Proteins encoded by one window of Microbacterium testaceum:
- a CDS encoding WhiB family transcriptional regulator → MDWRDKAACLTVDPELFFPVGNTGPAVDQIEKAKSVCARCTVTEVCLQYALESGQDSGVWGGLSEDERRALKRRAARARRAS, encoded by the coding sequence ATGGATTGGCGCGACAAAGCAGCCTGCCTCACCGTCGACCCCGAACTGTTCTTCCCGGTCGGCAACACCGGCCCCGCGGTCGACCAGATCGAGAAGGCCAAGTCGGTCTGCGCTCGCTGCACCGTCACCGAGGTCTGCCTGCAGTACGCCCTCGAGTCCGGCCAGGACTCGGGCGTCTGGGGTGGTCTGAGCGAAGACGAGCGTCGCGCGCTCAAGCGCCGCGCCGCTCGCGCCCGCCGCGCCTCCTAA
- the secA gene encoding preprotein translocase subunit SecA codes for MANPLEKLLRAGEGRILRRLQGVVKATGALEEDYEQLTDDELRNETVELRARYDAGETLDQLMPEAFAAVREAAKRTLGQRPYDVQIMGGAALHLGNIAEMKTGEGKTLTAALPAYLNAIAGQGVHVITVNDFLASYQSELMGRVYRALGMTTGTVVAGQTPEVRREQYEADISYGTNNEFGFDYLRDNMAWRKEDLVQRGHFYAIVDEVDSILIDEARTPLIISGPASGEANRWFAEFAKLARTLEAGVDYEVDEKKRTIGVLEPGIEKVEDYLGIDNLYESANTPLISFLNNSIKAIALFKRDTDYVVMNDEVMIVDEHTGRILVGRRYNEGIHQAIEAKEGVPVKAENQTLATVTLQNYFRLYDKLAGMTGTAETEAAEFMSTYKLGVVPIPTNKPMIRKDQSDLVYKNETAKFAQVVEDIVERHEKGQPVLVGTTSVEKSEYLSRLLAKKGVRHEVLNAKNHAREAEIVARAGRLGAVTVATNMAGRGTDIMLGGNAEFLAVQEMKAKNLDPVETPEAYESEWDTVYQSVRDTVAEEAAKVVEAGGLYVLGTERHESRRIDNQLRGRSGRQGDPGESRFYLSLTDDLMRLFQSGAAEAILARTNFPDDVAIESGLVSRAIKSAQSQVEARNAEMRKNVLKYDDVLNRQREAIYADRRHMLQGDDIADRVQHFIEDAITAVIDDHTGSGHTESWDFDALWTELKTMYPVSVTIDEVVAEAGGNKGRITPEGLKREIISDARIAYENREKALGEQALRELERRVVLQVLDRRWREHLYEMDYLKDGIGLRAMAQRDPLIEYQREGYQMFQSMMGQIKEESVGFLYNLEVEVRKVEGDEAQVEAKGLAPTPVETQRLEYSAANDAGEVEVRNDRGQVQQAATNRLRQAEQQTEPAAEQAPAARGAFGQRVAPSDEPAASNRADRRAAKKK; via the coding sequence GTGGCCAATCCGCTCGAGAAACTGCTGCGCGCCGGCGAGGGCCGCATCCTGCGCCGACTGCAGGGCGTCGTGAAAGCGACCGGAGCGCTCGAAGAGGACTACGAGCAGCTCACCGACGACGAGCTGCGCAACGAGACCGTCGAGCTGCGCGCGCGTTACGACGCCGGTGAGACGCTCGACCAGCTCATGCCCGAGGCCTTCGCCGCCGTTCGCGAGGCGGCCAAGCGCACGCTCGGCCAGCGTCCCTACGACGTGCAGATCATGGGTGGGGCAGCCCTCCACCTCGGCAACATCGCCGAGATGAAGACCGGTGAGGGCAAGACGCTGACCGCGGCGCTTCCCGCGTACCTCAACGCGATCGCCGGCCAGGGCGTGCACGTCATCACGGTCAACGACTTCCTCGCGAGCTACCAGTCCGAGCTCATGGGTCGCGTCTACCGCGCACTCGGCATGACCACGGGAACGGTCGTCGCGGGACAGACCCCCGAGGTGCGCCGCGAGCAGTACGAGGCCGACATCAGCTACGGCACGAACAACGAGTTCGGATTCGACTACCTGCGCGACAACATGGCTTGGCGCAAAGAAGACCTCGTGCAGCGCGGTCACTTCTACGCCATCGTCGACGAGGTCGACTCGATCCTCATCGACGAGGCCCGCACCCCGCTGATCATCTCGGGCCCGGCATCCGGCGAAGCCAACCGCTGGTTCGCGGAGTTCGCCAAGCTCGCCCGCACGCTCGAGGCCGGCGTCGACTACGAGGTCGACGAGAAGAAGCGCACGATCGGCGTACTCGAGCCCGGTATCGAGAAGGTCGAGGACTACCTCGGCATCGACAACCTGTACGAATCGGCCAACACCCCGCTGATCTCGTTCCTGAACAACTCGATCAAGGCGATCGCGCTGTTCAAGCGCGACACCGACTACGTCGTGATGAACGACGAGGTCATGATCGTCGACGAGCACACCGGCCGCATCCTCGTGGGTCGTCGCTACAACGAGGGCATCCACCAGGCGATCGAGGCCAAGGAGGGCGTGCCGGTCAAGGCCGAGAACCAGACCCTCGCGACCGTCACCCTGCAGAACTACTTCCGTCTGTACGACAAGCTCGCCGGCATGACCGGTACCGCCGAGACCGAGGCGGCCGAGTTCATGTCGACCTACAAGCTCGGCGTGGTTCCCATCCCCACGAACAAGCCGATGATCCGCAAGGACCAGTCCGACCTCGTCTACAAGAACGAGACGGCCAAGTTCGCGCAGGTCGTCGAAGACATCGTCGAGCGCCACGAGAAGGGCCAGCCGGTCCTCGTGGGCACCACGAGCGTCGAGAAGAGCGAGTACCTCTCGCGGCTTCTGGCGAAGAAGGGCGTGCGTCACGAGGTCCTCAACGCCAAGAATCACGCGCGCGAGGCCGAGATCGTCGCGCGCGCAGGTCGCCTGGGCGCCGTCACCGTCGCCACCAACATGGCCGGTCGCGGAACCGACATCATGCTCGGCGGAAACGCCGAGTTCCTCGCCGTGCAGGAGATGAAGGCGAAGAACCTCGACCCGGTCGAGACCCCCGAGGCCTACGAGTCCGAGTGGGACACCGTTTACCAGAGCGTGCGCGACACCGTGGCCGAAGAGGCCGCGAAGGTGGTCGAGGCCGGTGGCCTGTACGTGCTGGGCACCGAGCGTCACGAGTCGCGTCGCATCGACAACCAGCTGCGCGGTCGTTCGGGCCGTCAGGGCGACCCCGGCGAGAGCCGCTTCTACCTCTCGCTCACCGACGACCTCATGCGTCTGTTCCAGTCGGGCGCGGCCGAGGCGATCCTCGCGCGCACGAACTTCCCCGACGACGTCGCGATCGAGTCGGGCCTCGTCTCGCGCGCGATCAAGAGCGCCCAGTCGCAGGTCGAGGCGCGCAACGCCGAGATGCGCAAAAACGTGCTGAAGTACGACGACGTGCTGAACCGTCAGCGCGAGGCGATCTACGCCGACCGTCGTCACATGCTCCAGGGCGACGACATCGCCGATCGCGTGCAGCACTTCATCGAGGACGCGATCACCGCCGTCATCGACGACCACACCGGCTCGGGTCACACCGAGTCGTGGGACTTCGACGCCCTGTGGACCGAGCTGAAGACCATGTACCCCGTGAGCGTCACGATCGACGAGGTCGTGGCCGAGGCGGGTGGCAACAAGGGTCGCATCACGCCCGAGGGACTCAAGCGAGAGATCATCTCCGACGCCCGCATCGCGTACGAGAACCGCGAGAAGGCCCTCGGCGAGCAGGCGCTGCGCGAGCTCGAGCGACGCGTCGTGCTGCAGGTCCTCGACCGCCGCTGGCGCGAGCACCTCTACGAGATGGACTACCTCAAGGACGGCATCGGCCTGCGCGCCATGGCCCAGCGCGACCCGCTCATCGAGTACCAGCGCGAGGGCTACCAGATGTTCCAGTCGATGATGGGCCAGATCAAAGAGGAGTCGGTCGGCTTCCTCTACAACCTCGAGGTCGAGGTGCGCAAGGTCGAGGGTGACGAGGCTCAGGTCGAGGCCAAGGGCCTCGCCCCGACGCCGGTCGAGACCCAGCGCCTCGAGTACTCCGCGGCCAACGACGCCGGCGAGGTCGAGGTCCGCAACGACCGTGGTCAGGTGCAGCAGGCCGCCACCAACCGCCTCCGTCAGGCCGAGCAGCAGACAGAGCCCGCGGCCGAGCAGGCTCCCGCCGCCCGCGGAGCCTTCGGGCAGCGGGTGGCCCCGAGCGACGAGCCCGCCGCGAGCAACCGCGCCGATCGTCGCGCCGCCAAGAAGAAGTGA
- a CDS encoding LpqB family beta-propeller domain-containing protein — protein MRRAIAFVGLALVLVLTACTGLPTSGYVNPGRGPQVDDTQAFAFVPDGPQDDASPAEIVEGFLRAGSGPADDWATAKLFLASGTQWDPRARVTIDRLADRRATANADGTGVTVSLTTMAGVDANGAYAPTASGTAETLSFTLARVDDQWRITSAPDGVVLYEEVFPTVYQSASIAYFDPTWSFIVPDVRWFPRALVASRVATALVDGQPSAWLAGAVKTAFPDELSLVGRSVTLSSSGVAQVQLPRAALSLDRTTLDRMQTQLSKSLVTAGISDVQMTVEGTPVPASEVSVRVTRVDPSPAVLTTAGAFGALAGDTVESLGGLSDAIESLSPASVELEADRSLAAVRTQQGTVASALADGRTFLLDERSGLIAPTIDAEGSIWSVPSAAPTQLRVITAEGVPRNVGNAWPDASEISAMQISRDGTRVAAIVTVSGTREVWVAGIQREGGEVDLGVPHVLSFAQQGAFDLAWLDDTTVGVLADVDGASRLRELNVGGRGTEAAAPDGATTLAAGSTSVRVLDDTGRLYSRRGSSWTLVATGIRVLAAQQGTTS, from the coding sequence ATGAGACGCGCTATCGCCTTCGTCGGCCTCGCCCTCGTCCTCGTGCTCACCGCCTGCACGGGCCTGCCGACCTCCGGGTACGTCAACCCCGGTCGCGGCCCGCAGGTCGACGACACGCAGGCCTTCGCGTTCGTCCCCGACGGGCCGCAGGACGACGCGTCTCCCGCCGAGATCGTGGAGGGGTTCCTCCGCGCCGGCTCCGGTCCCGCCGACGACTGGGCCACGGCGAAGCTGTTCCTGGCGTCCGGGACGCAGTGGGATCCGCGAGCGCGGGTCACGATCGACCGTCTGGCCGATCGCCGCGCCACCGCGAACGCCGACGGCACCGGGGTGACGGTCTCGCTCACGACGATGGCGGGAGTGGATGCCAACGGCGCCTACGCTCCGACGGCCTCGGGGACCGCGGAGACGCTGTCGTTCACCCTCGCGCGGGTCGACGATCAGTGGCGCATCACCTCGGCGCCCGACGGGGTCGTGCTGTACGAGGAGGTGTTCCCGACCGTCTACCAGTCGGCATCCATCGCGTACTTCGATCCCACGTGGAGTTTCATCGTCCCCGACGTCCGCTGGTTCCCGCGGGCTCTGGTGGCCAGCCGGGTGGCGACGGCCCTGGTCGACGGTCAGCCGAGTGCGTGGCTCGCGGGGGCGGTCAAGACGGCGTTCCCCGACGAGCTCTCCCTGGTGGGGCGGTCGGTGACGCTCTCGTCGAGCGGGGTCGCCCAGGTGCAGCTGCCGCGGGCCGCTCTGAGCCTCGACCGGACGACGCTGGACCGCATGCAGACCCAGCTGTCGAAGAGTCTCGTCACTGCGGGGATCAGCGACGTCCAGATGACGGTCGAGGGCACTCCCGTCCCCGCGTCCGAGGTGTCGGTCCGCGTCACGCGCGTCGACCCCTCTCCGGCCGTGCTCACGACGGCGGGGGCGTTCGGCGCGCTCGCCGGCGACACGGTCGAGTCGCTCGGCGGGCTCTCCGACGCGATCGAGTCGCTCTCGCCGGCCTCGGTGGAACTCGAGGCCGATCGGAGTCTGGCGGCCGTCCGCACGCAGCAGGGCACCGTCGCGAGCGCGCTCGCCGACGGACGCACCTTCCTCCTCGACGAGCGCTCGGGGCTCATCGCGCCCACGATCGACGCCGAGGGGTCGATCTGGAGCGTGCCGAGCGCCGCTCCGACGCAGCTGCGGGTCATCACGGCCGAGGGCGTTCCGCGCAACGTGGGCAACGCGTGGCCCGATGCCTCCGAGATCAGTGCGATGCAGATCTCGCGCGACGGCACGCGGGTCGCGGCGATCGTGACGGTCTCGGGTACGCGCGAGGTGTGGGTGGCCGGCATCCAGCGCGAGGGCGGCGAGGTGGATCTCGGGGTTCCGCACGTGCTGTCGTTCGCGCAGCAGGGGGCGTTCGATCTGGCGTGGCTCGATGACACCACGGTCGGAGTCCTGGCCGATGTCGACGGCGCCAGCCGTCTGCGCGAGCTCAATGTGGGGGGCCGGGGCACCGAGGCCGCGGCACCGGACGGCGCGACGACTCTCGCCGCCGGCAGCACGAGCGTCCGCGTCCTCGACGACACCGGTCGCCTCTACAGCCGTCGCGGCAGCTCGTGGACCCTGGTGGCGACCGGCATCCGCGTGCTCGCCGCCCAGCAGGGCACGACCTCCTGA
- a CDS encoding Rv3235 family protein has translation MSNPGPEHAADGLPAIEVFVGNMVRGVLEVVAGVRDPEQLARWMSEEVYRALLVRTSLAARARSARGVQMYRAVHHVRGIRLFSPREGALEATVIVSGRLRTRAIALRLETIERRWRITALHLL, from the coding sequence GTGAGCAATCCGGGTCCGGAGCACGCCGCTGACGGCCTCCCCGCCATCGAGGTCTTCGTCGGCAACATGGTCCGCGGTGTCCTCGAGGTGGTCGCCGGCGTCCGTGACCCGGAGCAGTTGGCACGGTGGATGTCCGAAGAGGTCTACCGTGCGCTCCTCGTGCGAACGAGCCTCGCCGCCCGCGCCCGGAGTGCGCGAGGCGTTCAGATGTACCGCGCCGTCCACCATGTCCGCGGCATCCGCCTCTTCTCACCTCGGGAAGGTGCCCTCGAAGCGACCGTCATCGTCTCGGGTCGTCTGCGCACCCGCGCCATCGCCCTCCGGCTCGAGACGATCGAGCGACGGTGGCGCATCACGGCGCTCCACCTGCTGTAA
- a CDS encoding pyridoxal phosphate-dependent aminotransferase has protein sequence MSPLRPLDQSSKLKDVLYEIRGEALVEADRLEAEGHSILKLNTGNPAIFGFEAPHQIVRDMIASVPNAHGYSDSRGILSARRAVVSRYEQEPDFPHLDPDHVFLGNGVSELITMTMQALLDEGDEVLIPAPDYPLWTAMTSLGGGTPVHYLCDEQREWQPDLEDIRSKVTPRTKAIVVINPNNPTGAVYSREILEGIAEIAREHSLLLLADEIYDRILFDDAVHIPMATVAPDLLCLTFNGLSKTYRVAGYRSGWLAITGPKEHAQGFLHGINLLASTRLCPNVPAQFAVQAALSGVQSIDALIAPTGRLHEQRDAAWQGLEAIPGVSCVMPRGALYAFPRFDPDVYEIPDDAQFVRDFLLAEHVLLVQGSGFNWPATDHVRIVTLPEARVITDAIERLGNFLASWRP, from the coding sequence ATGAGCCCGCTGCGCCCCCTCGACCAGTCATCCAAGCTGAAGGACGTCCTGTACGAGATCCGCGGGGAGGCCCTCGTCGAGGCCGATCGACTCGAGGCCGAGGGGCACTCGATCCTCAAGCTCAACACGGGCAACCCGGCGATCTTCGGATTCGAGGCGCCGCACCAGATCGTGCGCGACATGATCGCCTCTGTTCCCAACGCCCACGGCTACAGCGACAGCCGCGGCATCCTGTCCGCTCGTCGCGCGGTCGTCTCGCGGTACGAGCAGGAGCCCGACTTCCCCCACCTCGACCCCGATCACGTCTTCTTGGGCAACGGTGTGTCCGAGCTCATCACGATGACGATGCAGGCGCTCCTCGACGAGGGCGACGAGGTGCTCATCCCCGCCCCCGACTACCCGCTGTGGACGGCGATGACGAGCCTGGGCGGCGGGACGCCCGTGCACTACCTGTGCGACGAGCAGCGCGAGTGGCAGCCCGACCTCGAGGACATCCGCTCCAAGGTCACGCCCCGCACCAAGGCGATCGTCGTCATCAATCCGAACAACCCCACGGGCGCGGTGTACTCGCGCGAGATCCTCGAGGGCATCGCCGAGATCGCCCGGGAGCACTCGCTTCTGCTGCTGGCCGACGAGATCTACGACCGGATCCTGTTCGACGACGCCGTGCACATCCCGATGGCCACGGTCGCCCCCGACCTGCTCTGCCTCACCTTCAACGGCCTTTCGAAGACCTACCGGGTGGCGGGATACCGCTCCGGCTGGCTCGCGATCACCGGACCCAAGGAGCACGCGCAGGGATTCCTGCACGGCATCAACCTTCTGGCATCCACTCGTCTGTGCCCGAACGTGCCGGCGCAGTTCGCGGTGCAGGCGGCGTTGTCGGGGGTGCAGTCGATCGACGCGCTCATCGCCCCGACCGGTCGTCTTCACGAGCAGAGGGATGCCGCGTGGCAGGGCCTCGAGGCCATTCCGGGCGTCTCGTGCGTCATGCCGCGGGGGGCGCTCTACGCCTTCCCGCGCTTCGATCCCGACGTGTACGAGATCCCGGATGACGCGCAGTTCGTCCGCGACTTCCTTCTGGCCGAGCACGTGCTGCTGGTCCAGGGGTCGGGTTTCAACTGGCCCGCGACCGATCACGTGCGCATCGTCACGCTCCCCGAGGCCCGCGTCATCACCGACGCGATCGAGCGTCTCGGAAATTTCCTGGCGTCCTGGCGTCCCTGA
- a CDS encoding ComF family protein, with translation MSLSAALTSSFRDALTFWLPVACAGCGVVDTDLCAGCRDALAPSPIRRAIGSGMTVTSALAFDGVAARVIRSLKEEGRTGLARDLAPALDAVLRLAVPTGARVTTVPGTRAAFRRRGFRPLDILLRRAGWTHERLLRVARATDDQRGLGRSARRENVGGAFAARPVPGGVVVVVDDVVTTGSTLSEAARALRAAGADEVIAVALAHTPRRRNIEGESRVIET, from the coding sequence ATGTCACTGTCCGCCGCCCTGACCTCGTCGTTCCGAGATGCCCTGACGTTCTGGCTCCCCGTCGCGTGCGCCGGGTGCGGTGTCGTCGACACCGATCTCTGTGCCGGATGCCGTGACGCCCTGGCGCCGAGCCCGATCCGCCGCGCCATCGGATCGGGGATGACGGTCACGAGCGCGCTCGCGTTCGACGGGGTCGCGGCCCGCGTCATCCGTTCGCTCAAAGAGGAGGGGCGGACCGGGCTCGCGCGTGACCTGGCCCCGGCGCTCGATGCCGTGCTGCGTCTCGCGGTGCCCACCGGCGCGCGCGTGACGACCGTGCCGGGGACGCGTGCGGCCTTCCGGCGACGGGGCTTCCGCCCCCTCGACATCCTGCTGCGGCGGGCGGGGTGGACGCACGAGCGACTGCTGCGGGTGGCCCGCGCGACCGATGACCAGCGGGGACTCGGTCGCAGCGCTCGCCGCGAGAACGTCGGGGGAGCCTTCGCCGCCCGACCGGTTCCGGGCGGGGTCGTCGTGGTCGTGGACGATGTCGTGACCACCGGATCGACGCTGTCCGAGGCAGCACGCGCCCTGCGCGCGGCGGGGGCGGACGAGGTGATCGCCGTGGCGCTGGCGCACACGCCGCGTCGCAGGAACATCGAAGGTGAATCCCGGGTGATTGAGACGTGA
- a CDS encoding histidine kinase, with the protein MSIRLAAAVLLGLESLGILALAGWQTVALVGGDTDSVVSSVALIVLTVIGAAIVGAFGVATARDVSAGRSGGIVTQLLILSVAIGAVTGEWASPAIAVLIAVPAVVGLVLLALAVRAAAPRRRDDD; encoded by the coding sequence ATGTCGATTCGTCTCGCTGCCGCGGTCCTGCTCGGACTCGAAAGCCTCGGCATCCTGGCGCTCGCGGGCTGGCAGACGGTCGCCCTCGTCGGCGGCGACACCGACTCGGTGGTGAGCTCGGTCGCCCTCATCGTCCTCACCGTGATCGGTGCGGCTATCGTCGGTGCCTTCGGCGTCGCCACGGCCCGCGATGTCTCGGCCGGTCGATCCGGAGGGATCGTCACGCAACTGCTCATCCTCTCGGTCGCCATCGGCGCGGTGACGGGGGAGTGGGCGTCTCCGGCGATCGCCGTGCTCATCGCGGTGCCGGCCGTCGTCGGTCTCGTGCTGCTCGCGCTGGCGGTGCGCGCGGCGGCGCCGCGACGTCGCGACGACGACTGA
- the bcp gene encoding thioredoxin-dependent thiol peroxidase: MTNLVKGDIAPDFTLIDQDEHPVSLGDFRGRRVILYFYPAAQTPGCTTQACDFRDSLASLQGAGYTVLGISRDTPEKLRAFRDSDGLTFPLLSDADHAVHEAYGAWGEKQNYGKTVTGVLRSTFVVDEEGKIVEAMYNVKATGHVARLRKTLGLAVA, translated from the coding sequence GTGACGAACCTCGTAAAGGGCGACATCGCCCCCGACTTCACCCTCATCGACCAGGACGAACACCCCGTTTCGCTGGGCGACTTCCGCGGTCGCCGCGTGATCCTCTACTTCTACCCCGCGGCTCAGACGCCGGGATGCACCACGCAGGCGTGCGACTTCCGCGACAGCCTCGCCTCTCTCCAGGGCGCCGGGTACACGGTGCTCGGGATCTCGCGCGACACCCCCGAGAAGCTGCGCGCTTTCCGTGACAGCGACGGTCTGACCTTCCCGCTGCTCAGCGACGCCGACCACGCCGTGCACGAGGCCTACGGCGCGTGGGGCGAGAAGCAGAACTACGGCAAGACGGTCACGGGCGTACTCCGCTCGACCTTCGTCGTCGACGAGGAGGGCAAGATCGTCGAGGCGATGTACAACGTCAAGGCCACCGGCCACGTGGCGCGTCTGCGCAAGACCCTCGGTCTCGCCGTCGCCTGA
- the hpf gene encoding ribosome hibernation-promoting factor, HPF/YfiA family: MDTNIVGVGVGITDRFRSVVEEKVSRIEHLAPRAQALEVKVTHRSYRNGRLEDDTVELTLDGKGPVVRAEATDTDKFAALDLAVDKISEQVRRAKDKRIDARNHPRGAKFEKGTGELAGIDVEPASVEVLRAVATGSVPVQETGADEQDYSPVVIRQKEFGAEWMTVEDAVDRMELVGHDFFLFIDARTDHPSVVYRRKGWDYGVIALATQAAPAVGVAS, translated from the coding sequence ATGGACACCAACATCGTCGGCGTGGGAGTCGGTATCACCGATCGTTTCCGCTCGGTGGTCGAAGAGAAGGTCAGTCGCATCGAGCACCTGGCGCCGCGCGCTCAAGCGCTCGAGGTCAAGGTGACCCACCGCTCCTATCGCAACGGTCGTCTCGAAGACGACACCGTCGAGCTCACGCTCGACGGCAAGGGCCCGGTCGTTCGCGCGGAGGCGACCGACACCGACAAGTTCGCGGCCCTCGACCTCGCGGTCGACAAGATCTCCGAGCAGGTGCGCCGGGCGAAGGACAAGCGCATCGACGCGCGAAACCACCCCCGGGGCGCGAAGTTCGAGAAGGGCACGGGAGAGCTCGCCGGCATCGACGTCGAGCCCGCCTCCGTCGAGGTGCTGCGTGCCGTCGCGACCGGCTCGGTGCCCGTGCAAGAGACCGGTGCCGACGAACAGGACTACTCGCCCGTGGTCATCCGACAGAAGGAGTTCGGCGCCGAGTGGATGACGGTCGAAGACGCCGTCGACCGCATGGAGCTCGTCGGCCACGACTTCTTCCTCTTCATCGACGCCCGCACCGATCACCCGAGCGTCGTCTACCGCCGCAAGGGCTGGGACTACGGTGTGATCGCGCTGGCGACCCAGGCCGCCCCGGCCGTCGGGGTCGCATCCTGA
- a CDS encoding sensor histidine kinase translates to MSTLSELVYAQGRSSEADVEWLHRLAGDGQLLADLAFADIVIWVPTPDDSFVAVAHTRPGGAATLFYRDIVGDRVRPQWRTQVREAFQSGRIVDSASPDWFEETPTRVRAVPIVRELSREGHAVTTVGVLTRHTNLGETRTPSRQQITFNDCADDVFGMIASAEFPDLSAPTAPRRGAPRASDGLIRLDVDGITTFASPNALSAFNRMGFDDELEGESLAEVTARILPAKRQDVDESLPVVVSGRAPWRADMEARGVQVSLRTIPLRDRGTRIGAIVLSRDVTEIRHQEQELITKDATIREIHHRVKNNLQTVASLLRIQARRTHSDEARDALTQAMRRVSAIAVVHDTLSEGLAQNVDFDDVFARVLKLVAEVAAAPNTRARTRTTGKFGTLPSQFATPLALALTELVTNAVEHGLAGQEGDVEIAAERSGEMLEVSVRDTGVGLPEGQVGRGLGTQIVRTLIQGELGGTIDWHTLMGSGTEVTIEIPLRYIGGSAA, encoded by the coding sequence GTGTCGACACTCAGTGAACTCGTCTACGCCCAGGGCCGCTCCAGCGAGGCGGACGTCGAGTGGCTGCACCGGCTCGCGGGCGACGGGCAGTTGCTCGCCGACCTCGCGTTCGCCGACATCGTCATCTGGGTCCCCACTCCCGACGACTCGTTCGTCGCCGTCGCCCACACGCGGCCCGGGGGAGCGGCGACGCTCTTCTACCGCGACATCGTCGGCGACCGCGTCCGTCCGCAGTGGCGTACCCAGGTGCGAGAGGCCTTCCAGAGCGGTCGCATCGTCGACTCGGCATCCCCCGATTGGTTCGAAGAGACGCCCACGCGCGTGCGCGCGGTGCCGATCGTGCGCGAGCTCTCGCGCGAGGGCCACGCGGTGACGACGGTGGGCGTGCTGACCCGCCACACCAATCTCGGCGAGACGCGGACCCCCTCGCGGCAACAGATCACCTTCAACGACTGCGCCGACGACGTCTTCGGCATGATCGCCTCGGCCGAGTTCCCCGACCTCTCGGCCCCGACCGCCCCCCGGCGCGGGGCTCCCCGCGCCTCCGACGGACTCATCCGTCTCGACGTGGACGGCATCACCACCTTCGCGAGCCCGAACGCGCTCTCGGCGTTCAACCGCATGGGCTTCGACGACGAGCTCGAGGGTGAGTCTCTCGCCGAGGTGACCGCGCGCATCCTCCCGGCCAAGCGCCAGGACGTCGACGAGTCCCTTCCCGTCGTCGTGAGCGGACGCGCTCCCTGGCGTGCCGACATGGAGGCGCGCGGCGTGCAGGTTTCTCTCCGCACGATCCCGCTGCGCGACCGCGGCACGCGCATCGGCGCGATCGTGCTGAGTCGCGACGTGACCGAGATCCGCCACCAGGAGCAGGAGCTCATCACCAAGGACGCGACGATTCGCGAGATCCACCACCGCGTCAAGAACAACCTGCAGACGGTCGCCTCGCTGCTGCGCATCCAGGCGCGCCGCACCCATTCCGACGAGGCGCGCGACGCGCTCACCCAGGCCATGCGCCGCGTGTCGGCGATCGCCGTGGTGCACGACACCCTTTCGGAGGGACTCGCCCAGAACGTCGACTTCGACGACGTCTTCGCGCGCGTGCTCAAGCTCGTCGCCGAGGTCGCCGCGGCCCCCAACACACGGGCGCGCACGCGCACCACGGGCAAGTTCGGCACGCTCCCCAGTCAGTTCGCCACCCCGCTGGCCCTCGCGCTCACGGAGCTCGTCACCAACGCGGTCGAGCACGGGCTCGCCGGGCAGGAGGGCGATGTCGAGATCGCGGCGGAGCGGAGCGGCGAGATGCTCGAGGTCAGCGTGCGCGACACGGGAGTGGGCCTGCCCGAGGGTCAGGTGGGCCGCGGGCTCGGTACGCAGATCGTCCGCACCCTCATCCAGGGCGAGCTCGGCGGCACGATCGACTGGCACACCCTGATGGGTAGCGGCACCGAGGTCACCATCGAGATCCCGCTGCGCTACATCGGCGGTTCCGCAGCCTGA